In a single window of the Raphanus sativus cultivar WK10039 chromosome 9, ASM80110v3, whole genome shotgun sequence genome:
- the LOC108825629 gene encoding uncharacterized protein LOC108825629 has translation MVVAVDANEKNSGNNLKFLCSYGGRILPRSTDGKLRYVGGHTRVLSVDRSISCEELTKKLFEFCGYSVDLRCQLPNGDLETLISVKSDEELTNIVEEYDDGAKIRAVLSPPLSHKSPSSSSNGGRSPESPFSVTPSPPNSPPFASYGRYPQSRYCLPPAVDLARRLNQRSYCHACRLHKGSRLIWH, from the exons ATGGTGGTGGCCGTTGATGCAAACGAGAAGAACAGTGGAAACAATCTTAAGTTTCTATGCAGTTACGGCGGCAGAATCCTCCCTCGTTCCACCGACGGGAAGCTCCGTTACGTCGGCGGTCACACCAGAGTCCTCTCCGTCGATCGTTCCATCTCTTGCGAAG AGCTAACGAAGAAACTATTTGAATTCTGCGGATACTCCGTCGATCTCCGATGTCAGTTACCTAACGGCGATCTCGAGACTCTGATCTCCGTCAAATCGGACGAGGAGCTAACGAACATCGTCGAGGAGTACGACGACGGAGCTAAGATCCGAGCCGTTCTATCTCCTCCGCTTAGTCATAAATCGCCGTCGTCTTCAAGCAACGGCGGCCGGTCTCCGGAATCTCCGTTCTCCGTCACGCCTTCCCCGCCGAACTCACCGCCGTTTGCGTCGTACGGGAGGTATCCACAGTCTCGGTATTGTTTACCTCCCGCGGTGGATCTCGCGAGAAGATTGAATCAAAGATCGTATTGCCACGCTTGTCGTTTGCACAAAGGCTCTAGGCTCATCTGGCACTGA
- the LOC108826340 gene encoding uncharacterized protein LOC108826340, which yields MLQFPTLMSQFPSSTKTTPASHLLPIQWPQPQNEEILLAMEEAEFEEKCNEIRKMSPSLRVIGKPVVDNHQEEDDNEADDDDDDGDNAEESDEEEFEQETG from the exons ATGTTACAGTTTCCGACGTTGATGAGTCAGTTTCCGTCATCGACGAAGACGACTCCGGCGTCGCATCTGCTACCTATACAGTGGCCTCAGCCTCAGAACGAAGAGATTCTTCTCGCCATGGAAGAAGCTGAGTTCGAAGAAAAG TGCAACGAGATCAGAAAAATGAGTCCTAGCTTACGCGTGATTGGAAAACCAGTCGTTGACAACCATCAAGAAGAAGACGATAATGAAGcagatgacgatgatgatgatggagacAATGCAGAGGAATCAGATGAAGAAGAATTCGAGCAAGAAACCGGTTAA